The following are encoded in a window of Prevotella melaninogenica genomic DNA:
- the secDF gene encoding protein translocase subunit SecDF → MQNKGLVICVAILLTLASIFYLSFSVATSYYDGQAAKIKDPIAQQDYKDSVKYLGLYSYQKCLETQIGLGLDLKGGMNVVLEISVPDVVDFLADHKQDAAYQKALETAKQEEMHSPKDFISLFVDAFHKDAPGHKLAEIFATQQLKGKVSTQSTDEEVEKALREEVASAIDNSYNVVTNRIDQYGVVQPNIQKLEGQEGRLMVEMPGIREPERMRKLLQGSANLEFWETYNNQEITPYLVQLDQRLANGETKVDTAATDSTKKVQAKAAATPKFALNKGNAVKGEDAQMAALKKMHPLLSMLQTIPGDALSLVGYASVRDTAAVNKMIYGSLAKQILPSDLKLLWSAKPEDGLNKKNVYGLYALKITTSDGRAPLEGDVVTDAKDDFNQHGRPQVSMTMNSEGAREWAALTKANVGKAIAIVLDGVVYSAPRVDGEIAGGQSSISGNFTIEDTKDLANTLKSGRMPAPAKIVQEEVVGPTLGAQSIEQGLISFAIAFVLLMLYMIVMYNFIPGMMANLALIANLFFTLGVLASFQSALTMPGIAGIVLTLGTAVDANVLIYERIKEELKLGKGMKQALNEGYGNAFSAIFDSNLTSLITGVILLVTGTGPIRGFATTWIIGIVISFFTAVFLTRLVFENRVSKDKWMNQTFTTSFSKNFMQDKNYHFLSMYKTTFTVWGVAVLVCIVSFAVRGLSRSIDFTGGRNYVVTLNKPTHVEDVRKVMQGAFVNTVGENAGKPATTTVIALGTDGKTVRVSTNYNIDSNNPAEDDKAETILYNALKKGGFVSQASVQNFKNPDIREGGSIIQSAKVGPSIAKSITYNAIMSVLLAIFFIFLYILLRFRNIGFSVGSIVGLVLDTTIVIGCFSLCYGWIGFSLEIDQTFIGAILTVIGYDINDTVVVYDRIRENLGKHKHNLAKADIQKIFNDSINQTLSRTINTSVSTLIVLVSIFILGGDSIRSFSFAMIIGIIIGTLSSIFIASPVAYLVLGKKIEKRSHELAEAPVEA, encoded by the coding sequence ATGCAAAACAAAGGATTAGTAATTTGCGTAGCCATTCTCTTGACGCTCGCAAGTATCTTCTACCTGTCATTTTCAGTAGCAACAAGCTACTATGATGGTCAGGCAGCAAAGATTAAAGACCCTATTGCGCAACAGGATTATAAGGATTCTGTAAAGTATTTGGGGCTCTACTCTTACCAGAAATGCCTTGAAACACAGATCGGTCTTGGTCTTGACTTGAAGGGCGGTATGAACGTTGTACTCGAGATTTCGGTACCTGATGTTGTTGATTTCTTGGCAGATCACAAGCAGGATGCTGCTTATCAGAAGGCTTTGGAAACGGCAAAGCAGGAAGAGATGCACAGTCCAAAGGACTTTATCTCTCTCTTCGTAGATGCTTTCCACAAGGATGCTCCGGGTCATAAGCTTGCTGAGATTTTCGCTACACAGCAGCTCAAAGGCAAGGTTAGCACACAGAGTACAGACGAAGAGGTTGAGAAAGCACTCCGTGAAGAGGTTGCTTCAGCCATAGATAACTCATACAATGTCGTAACAAACCGTATCGACCAGTATGGTGTTGTACAGCCAAATATCCAGAAGTTGGAAGGTCAGGAAGGTCGACTCATGGTCGAAATGCCTGGTATTCGTGAGCCAGAGCGTATGCGTAAGCTCCTCCAGGGTTCTGCTAACCTTGAGTTCTGGGAGACTTATAACAACCAAGAAATAACTCCTTACCTCGTTCAGCTCGACCAGCGTTTGGCTAATGGTGAGACAAAGGTTGACACTGCTGCAACTGATTCTACTAAGAAAGTACAGGCAAAGGCAGCTGCAACTCCAAAGTTTGCACTCAACAAAGGCAATGCTGTAAAGGGTGAAGATGCTCAGATGGCAGCATTGAAGAAGATGCACCCATTGCTCTCTATGTTGCAGACTATCCCTGGTGACGCACTTAGCCTCGTAGGTTATGCAAGCGTACGTGATACAGCTGCTGTCAATAAGATGATTTATGGTTCACTTGCTAAGCAGATTTTGCCAAGCGACTTGAAGCTTCTTTGGAGCGCTAAGCCAGAAGACGGACTTAATAAGAAGAATGTATATGGTCTTTATGCTTTGAAGATTACTACTTCAGACGGTCGTGCTCCATTGGAGGGTGACGTTGTTACAGATGCTAAAGACGATTTTAATCAGCATGGTCGTCCTCAGGTTAGCATGACAATGAATTCTGAGGGTGCTCGTGAGTGGGCTGCTTTGACAAAGGCAAATGTAGGGAAGGCAATCGCAATCGTACTCGATGGCGTTGTTTACTCAGCTCCACGTGTTGACGGTGAGATTGCTGGTGGTCAGTCATCTATCTCTGGTAACTTCACTATTGAGGATACTAAGGACTTGGCTAACACATTGAAGTCAGGTCGTATGCCTGCTCCTGCAAAGATTGTACAGGAGGAAGTCGTAGGTCCTACACTTGGTGCACAGTCAATTGAGCAGGGTCTTATCTCTTTTGCTATTGCTTTCGTCCTCTTGATGCTTTACATGATTGTCATGTACAACTTCATTCCAGGTATGATGGCTAACCTTGCTTTGATTGCCAACCTCTTCTTCACGTTGGGTGTCTTAGCGTCTTTCCAGTCGGCATTGACTATGCCAGGTATTGCCGGTATCGTGTTGACCTTGGGTACAGCTGTGGATGCTAACGTGCTTATCTACGAGCGTATTAAGGAGGAGTTGAAACTTGGTAAGGGTATGAAGCAGGCTTTGAATGAAGGTTATGGAAATGCTTTCTCAGCTATCTTCGACTCTAACTTGACATCACTCATTACTGGTGTGATTCTTCTTGTGACTGGTACTGGTCCTATCCGTGGTTTCGCTACTACTTGGATCATTGGTATCGTTATCTCATTCTTCACTGCAGTATTCCTCACACGTCTTGTGTTTGAGAACCGTGTAAGCAAGGATAAGTGGATGAATCAGACTTTCACAACAAGCTTCTCTAAGAACTTCATGCAGGATAAGAACTATCACTTCCTTAGCATGTATAAGACAACCTTCACTGTTTGGGGTGTTGCTGTCTTGGTTTGTATCGTTAGTTTCGCTGTTCGTGGCTTGAGTCGCAGTATTGACTTCACTGGTGGTCGTAACTATGTTGTCACATTGAACAAGCCTACCCATGTAGAGGACGTTCGTAAGGTGATGCAAGGTGCCTTCGTAAATACTGTTGGTGAGAATGCAGGTAAGCCTGCTACAACAACTGTTATTGCGTTGGGTACAGATGGTAAGACAGTTCGTGTATCAACCAACTACAATATTGATTCTAACAATCCTGCTGAGGATGACAAGGCTGAGACAATCCTTTACAATGCATTGAAGAAGGGTGGCTTTGTTAGTCAGGCAAGTGTACAGAACTTCAAGAACCCAGATATTCGTGAGGGTGGCTCTATTATTCAGAGTGCAAAGGTTGGTCCTTCAATCGCTAAGAGCATTACTTATAATGCTATCATGAGCGTATTGTTGGCTATCTTCTTCATCTTCTTGTATATCCTCTTGCGTTTCCGTAACATTGGTTTCTCTGTTGGTTCAATCGTTGGTTTGGTTCTCGATACCACAATCGTTATCGGTTGCTTCTCGTTGTGCTATGGTTGGATTGGTTTCTCACTTGAGATAGACCAGACCTTCATCGGTGCTATCTTGACCGTAATCGGTTATGATATCAACGATACCGTGGTTGTTTACGACCGTATCCGTGAGAACTTGGGTAAGCATAAGCATAATCTTGCAAAGGCTGATATCCAAAAGATCTTCAATGACTCTATCAACCAGACCCTCTCACGTACTATCAATACATCTGTATCAACATTGATCGTGCTCGTGTCTATCTTCATCCTCGGTGGTGATAGCATCCGTAGTTTCTCATTTGCAATGATTATCGGTATTATTATCGGTACTTTGAGTTCAATCTTCATTGCATCTCCTGTTGCTTATCTCGTATTGGGTAAGAAGATTGAGAAGCGTTCACACGAACTTGCAGAGGCACCTGTTGAGGCTTAA
- a CDS encoding pyridoxamine kinase, with protein sequence MSKKHILLVNDIAGYGKVATAAMLPILSYLGHPVYNLPTALVSNTLDYGKFNILETTDYIKGVFPVWKELGFSFDAIATGFIASERQAKLVADYCREQAERGTTIFVDPIMGDEGKLYNGVTAATINSMREMISVADLTFPNYTEACYLTSSKYDEKGVSFEEAKRLLDGLRLIGTKSAMITSILVDGTPSVVGYNHATDKYFTLPYTEIPVHFPGTGDIFSAILIGHLLDGEELIPSTQKAIDGVYKLIDLNKDNKDKNRGIPLEKYLGVL encoded by the coding sequence ATGAGTAAGAAACATATACTCCTCGTTAATGACATAGCAGGATACGGAAAGGTTGCAACGGCAGCCATGCTTCCTATATTGTCCTACTTGGGACATCCCGTTTATAACCTCCCTACAGCGTTGGTATCCAATACGCTCGACTATGGTAAGTTCAATATCCTTGAGACAACCGACTATATCAAAGGCGTATTCCCAGTATGGAAGGAACTTGGCTTTAGCTTTGATGCGATTGCGACGGGCTTTATCGCTTCAGAGCGACAGGCAAAACTGGTAGCAGACTATTGTCGTGAGCAGGCTGAACGTGGTACGACTATCTTTGTAGACCCGATTATGGGTGATGAAGGAAAGCTCTACAATGGTGTGACAGCTGCAACAATCAACTCTATGCGAGAGATGATTAGTGTAGCCGACCTTACTTTCCCTAATTACACAGAAGCGTGTTATCTTACATCAAGTAAGTATGATGAGAAGGGAGTTAGTTTCGAAGAAGCTAAAAGATTGCTGGATGGTTTGCGACTGATAGGTACAAAGTCGGCAATGATTACTTCTATTCTCGTTGATGGTACACCGTCTGTTGTAGGTTATAACCATGCAACAGATAAGTATTTTACACTACCTTATACCGAGATACCAGTACATTTCCCAGGTACGGGTGATATCTTCTCGGCAATCCTCATTGGTCATCTGTTAGACGGTGAAGAGTTGATTCCAAGTACACAGAAGGCTATTGATGGCGTTTATAAACTGATAGATCTCAATAAAGACAACAAAGACAAAAATAGGGGAATCCCTTTGGAGAAGTATCTTGGTGTCTTGTAA
- a CDS encoding putative transporter → MDWINGLFAIPSALQAVVVLSLVCTVGLGLGKIRVAGISLGIAFVFFFGIAAGSFGLQVDEQMLNYCETFGLVIFVYTLGLSVGPTFFGSFRHEGTLFNLWSLGVIFLGTIMSVVLSYAMNVPMSSMVGILCGATTNTPALGAAQQALQHAGHSGGPAALATAVTYPLGVVGVIFAMIFLRKFFVKPSDLVVHSGADDDHTYIGQFVVLNPAVNGKTIAEIAQGTHRKFIISRIWRGDEVIVPMGTTVLQANDNLLVASKREEVPAMEILFGKQVNRDLNKEQVDWNHLDTKVESRVIILSNGVLNGKKLGQLHLRDAYNVNVSRVIRADIKLLATQDLVLRYGDRLTLVGQPEAIDHAETFLGNSVKTLNEPNLAVIFLGMLLGLALGTIPLNIPGMESPIRLGIAGGPIIMGILAGAFGPRLHFIAYTTRSASLMLRKLGLSLYLACLGLDAGKDFLDTVVRPEGLLWIGLGFALTVVPVVIVGLIALRLKKFDFGTICGILCGSMANPMALGYANDTVKGETSNISYASVYPLGMFARVIIAQILVMFFV, encoded by the coding sequence ATGGACTGGATTAACGGACTATTTGCCATTCCTTCTGCCCTACAGGCAGTCGTGGTCCTCTCGCTGGTTTGTACAGTGGGATTGGGCTTAGGTAAGATTAGAGTAGCAGGCATATCACTTGGTATTGCCTTTGTATTCTTTTTTGGTATCGCTGCAGGTAGTTTTGGCTTGCAGGTAGATGAGCAGATGCTTAACTACTGTGAGACTTTCGGATTGGTTATCTTCGTCTATACACTTGGACTGAGTGTAGGACCAACCTTCTTTGGCTCCTTCCGACATGAAGGAACCTTGTTTAATCTGTGGAGTTTAGGCGTTATCTTCTTGGGAACCATTATGTCTGTCGTACTCTCATACGCAATGAATGTACCGATGTCAAGCATGGTTGGTATCCTTTGTGGTGCTACAACGAATACGCCAGCACTTGGTGCTGCACAGCAAGCATTGCAACATGCGGGGCATAGTGGTGGTCCGGCAGCATTGGCAACAGCCGTTACTTATCCATTAGGTGTTGTCGGTGTTATCTTTGCCATGATATTTCTTCGTAAGTTCTTTGTGAAGCCTTCCGACTTAGTAGTACATTCGGGAGCAGACGACGACCATACTTATATCGGACAGTTTGTTGTTCTTAATCCAGCCGTTAATGGTAAAACAATCGCTGAGATAGCACAAGGAACACATCGAAAGTTTATTATCTCACGTATTTGGCGTGGTGATGAAGTCATCGTTCCGATGGGTACAACGGTCCTACAAGCTAATGATAATCTGCTTGTAGCGTCAAAACGCGAAGAAGTTCCAGCCATGGAGATACTCTTCGGAAAGCAGGTTAATCGCGACTTGAATAAAGAACAGGTGGATTGGAACCATCTTGACACAAAGGTGGAGAGCCGTGTTATCATCTTGTCAAACGGTGTGTTAAATGGCAAAAAGCTTGGTCAGCTTCATTTGCGCGATGCTTATAATGTCAATGTGAGCCGTGTTATCCGTGCTGATATCAAGCTGTTAGCAACGCAAGACCTTGTTCTTCGTTATGGCGACCGCCTTACCTTGGTGGGTCAACCAGAGGCTATTGATCATGCAGAGACCTTCTTGGGCAACTCTGTTAAGACGCTTAACGAACCTAATCTTGCTGTCATCTTCCTCGGAATGCTTCTTGGTTTGGCTTTAGGAACAATCCCTCTCAATATCCCTGGTATGGAGTCTCCAATCCGATTGGGTATTGCTGGTGGTCCAATCATCATGGGTATATTGGCTGGAGCCTTTGGTCCTCGTTTGCATTTCATTGCTTATACGACGCGTAGTGCCTCACTCATGCTTCGTAAATTGGGCTTATCACTCTATCTGGCGTGCTTAGGCTTGGATGCTGGTAAAGACTTCCTTGACACCGTTGTGCGCCCAGAAGGTTTGCTATGGATAGGTTTAGGCTTTGCACTTACCGTTGTTCCGGTTGTTATTGTTGGGTTAATAGCCCTGCGATTGAAGAAGTTTGACTTCGGAACTATCTGTGGTATCCTTTGCGGTTCGATGGCTAATCCAATGGCATTGGGCTATGCCAACGACACTGTCAAGGGTGAAACGAGCAACATTAGTTATGCTTCTGTTTATCCTTTGGGCATGTTTGCCAGGGTTATCATTGCACAGATATTAGTCATGTTCTTCGTCTGA
- a CDS encoding ABC transporter ATP-binding protein, producing MVISLSQLSVGYSLPHPVISDINLELQSGQLACLIGENGIGKSTLLKTLTGFLPKLKGSLLLGNRDIESFSQRELARQVSIVLTQKPDVQNLTIEEIIGLGRSPYTGFFGRLRAEDRKVVDDAIATMGIEKLRGRMIQTLSDGERQKVMIAKALAQETSIILLDEPTAFLDFPSKAETFLSLQRMAHERDKLILLSTHDLELAVRFADSLLEVKKGALQTVSASEVKASIRAIIDS from the coding sequence ATGGTTATCAGCTTATCTCAGTTATCAGTAGGCTATTCGCTGCCCCATCCCGTTATCTCTGACATCAACTTAGAGTTACAGAGTGGGCAATTAGCATGCTTGATAGGAGAGAATGGAATTGGTAAATCAACCCTTTTAAAGACCCTAACGGGCTTTCTTCCGAAGTTGAAAGGTAGCCTTTTGTTGGGTAATCGTGATATCGAGTCTTTCTCTCAGCGAGAACTTGCACGGCAGGTGAGCATTGTTTTGACACAAAAGCCTGATGTGCAGAACCTCACGATAGAGGAGATAATAGGCTTGGGAAGGTCGCCTTATACAGGTTTCTTTGGTCGATTGCGTGCAGAAGACCGTAAGGTTGTTGATGATGCAATCGCTACGATGGGGATTGAAAAGCTCAGAGGGAGAATGATTCAGACCCTTTCTGATGGCGAAAGGCAGAAGGTGATGATTGCGAAAGCACTGGCTCAAGAGACCTCTATCATCTTACTTGATGAGCCAACAGCCTTCCTCGACTTCCCTTCTAAGGCTGAAACCTTTCTGTCTTTACAGCGAATGGCACACGAAAGGGATAAGCTTATCCTCCTATCAACGCATGACTTAGAACTCGCTGTACGCTTTGCCGATAGCTTGCTGGAGGTAAAGAAGGGTGCGTTACAAACTGTGTCTGCATCGGAAGTGAAGGCTTCTATCCGTGCAATCATTGATAGTTAG
- a CDS encoding IS1595 family transposase, which produces MLLKDFFQMFPDEDSCENYLRAVREEIGVVCPKCGATKYKWLPGRKSFQCENCGNRIPLTKGTVMEHSKLPLYDWFFTAHMMTSIKQVLSAKEIQHQLELEYYSPAWLMMMKLRDIMGQRDSIYTLSDQIELDLSYFSTSFISEEGGEKVLKSKKTPVLVIAQSKDAGSILNEYLSDNTDTERFNKASKLMKQANRSKVKKAVRYIKMYALPDSKYKTLAPYAQKSVNQDSKIHSDGGHNLMGLKKTLTGLVQHIETESTPHEVVTKVLPWVHIVTGECRSSIDAIHKEIDERFLQLYLNEYCWKFNRRWFRDSKKPEYDLFRHLMKIAVQYKSSIKWHDYEAYFESV; this is translated from the coding sequence ATGTTATTGAAAGACTTCTTCCAGATGTTCCCCGATGAGGATAGCTGCGAGAACTACCTTAGAGCTGTTCGAGAGGAGATAGGTGTTGTGTGTCCTAAGTGTGGAGCTACAAAGTATAAATGGCTGCCTGGAAGGAAATCCTTTCAGTGTGAGAACTGTGGCAACAGAATCCCGTTGACAAAGGGTACCGTTATGGAACATAGCAAACTACCGCTGTATGATTGGTTCTTTACTGCGCACATGATGACGTCCATCAAGCAGGTACTGTCGGCTAAGGAGATCCAGCATCAGCTTGAACTCGAATATTACTCTCCCGCATGGTTGATGATGATGAAATTGCGAGATATTATGGGGCAGAGGGACAGCATCTATACACTCTCTGACCAGATAGAGCTCGACTTGTCATATTTCTCAACTTCCTTCATTTCAGAGGAGGGCGGAGAAAAGGTCCTTAAGAGTAAGAAAACTCCTGTGTTGGTAATTGCACAGAGTAAAGATGCAGGTTCAATCCTAAACGAATACCTATCAGACAATACTGACACAGAACGATTTAACAAAGCCTCTAAACTTATGAAGCAAGCTAACAGAAGCAAAGTGAAGAAAGCTGTCCGTTATATCAAAATGTATGCATTGCCTGATAGTAAATACAAGACACTGGCGCCTTATGCTCAGAAGTCTGTGAATCAGGATTCAAAGATACATTCTGACGGAGGACATAATCTCATGGGGTTGAAGAAGACTCTGACAGGTCTTGTTCAGCATATTGAGACTGAGAGCACCCCTCACGAGGTTGTTACCAAAGTCTTGCCATGGGTTCACATCGTTACAGGAGAATGCCGTAGTAGTATTGATGCGATTCACAAAGAAATCGATGAGCGTTTTCTCCAATTATACTTGAATGAGTATTGTTGGAAATTTAATCGTCGTTGGTTTAGGGATAGTAAAAAGCCAGAATATGACTTGTTCAGACATCTGATGAAGATAGCAGTACAATATAAATCCAGCATAAAATGGCATGACTATGAGGCATACTTTGAAAGTGTTTAA
- a CDS encoding helix-hairpin-helix domain-containing protein: MRNLLLTCLLGLISLTSTAQQTYDWEELFEELYTSNEENMDAKEESFELLADLSEHPLNLNTASREELARIPFLTAEQIEDIQAYVYQYHGMQSLGELAMIESLDALRRQLLPYFVYVSPVEEQHQFPTLKSIIKGGKHTILLTAHIPFYQREGDQKGYLGYPYAHSFRYSFRYGDYVQAGLVGAQDAGEPFFAYGNRLGYDHYSFYLLLRKMGRLKTLAVGRYKVNFGQGLIINNSFGFGKLAMLSTLGRQATGIRAHSSRSAANYLQGAAATVEIAKHLDLTTFLSYRSIDATLTDSGTIKTILKTGYHRTVREINSKDAATQFTAGTHLSWSSGAFRVGLSGVYSCFNKELTPNTSLYYHHYAPSGTNFWNVGADYSYQHPRWSLAGETAMDSKGSIAMVNNLSYLPTSKLSLLAVQRYYGYQYTALFARSFGDNGTVQNESGLLVGANWNVKRGLSLMAYTDFAYFSHPRFGAHTASKAWDNLLMLTYSRQRWSLLARYRFRIREKDNRDKTTLVNEVTQRGRLSLAYSAESWSYKSQLDVVASNYLKRSFGYMVSESGAWKPLSWLTLNGMIGYFQTTDFASRIYVYERGPLYSFSFPAFFGKGMHYSLFARADLSSRLMIILRSSTTHYFDRDHISSGLQQVNSSMLSGLDIQLRWRF, encoded by the coding sequence ATGAGAAATCTACTATTGACCTGCCTTTTAGGGCTTATTAGCCTCACTTCTACAGCACAACAGACCTATGATTGGGAAGAATTGTTTGAAGAACTCTATACAAGTAACGAAGAAAACATGGATGCAAAGGAGGAAAGCTTTGAACTATTAGCCGACCTTTCAGAACATCCACTCAACCTCAATACGGCAAGTAGGGAAGAACTTGCACGTATTCCGTTTCTTACAGCAGAACAAATTGAGGACATACAAGCCTATGTTTATCAATATCATGGTATGCAGTCATTGGGCGAGTTGGCTATGATTGAGTCCTTAGATGCCCTTCGTCGCCAGCTTCTTCCTTATTTTGTCTATGTCTCTCCAGTAGAAGAACAACACCAGTTTCCCACACTTAAATCAATTATAAAAGGTGGAAAGCACACCATCTTATTGACCGCTCATATTCCTTTTTATCAGCGTGAAGGCGACCAGAAAGGCTATCTTGGCTATCCTTATGCCCATTCTTTTCGTTATTCCTTCCGTTATGGCGATTATGTTCAGGCTGGATTGGTAGGCGCACAAGATGCTGGTGAACCCTTCTTTGCGTATGGTAATCGTCTTGGTTATGACCATTACAGTTTTTACTTGCTGTTAAGAAAGATGGGACGGTTGAAGACTTTGGCTGTAGGACGGTATAAAGTGAACTTCGGACAAGGACTCATTATCAACAATTCCTTTGGCTTTGGGAAACTTGCCATGCTCTCAACGTTAGGCAGACAAGCAACAGGTATTCGCGCACATTCCTCTCGTTCGGCTGCTAACTACCTGCAGGGGGCGGCTGCAACGGTAGAAATTGCAAAGCATCTTGACCTAACCACTTTTCTTTCTTACCGCAGTATAGATGCTACATTAACGGATAGCGGGACCATTAAGACAATTCTCAAGACTGGTTATCACCGTACTGTGCGTGAGATAAACAGTAAAGATGCTGCTACACAGTTTACTGCTGGAACCCATCTCAGCTGGTCATCGGGTGCTTTTCGTGTGGGACTGTCGGGCGTTTATTCTTGTTTCAACAAGGAGCTAACGCCCAATACGTCCTTATATTATCATCATTATGCTCCTTCAGGGACTAACTTTTGGAACGTAGGTGCAGACTATAGCTATCAACATCCACGTTGGTCGTTGGCAGGTGAGACGGCAATGGATAGCAAAGGAAGCATTGCTATGGTGAATAATCTTTCCTATTTGCCAACTTCTAAGCTCTCTTTACTTGCCGTTCAGCGTTATTATGGCTATCAATACACAGCACTCTTTGCACGTAGTTTTGGTGATAATGGGACGGTTCAGAATGAAAGTGGATTACTTGTTGGTGCTAATTGGAATGTAAAACGGGGTTTGTCGCTCATGGCTTATACTGATTTCGCTTATTTCTCACACCCTCGTTTTGGCGCACATACAGCCAGTAAGGCATGGGATAACCTACTGATGCTTACTTATAGCCGTCAACGTTGGTCGCTCTTGGCTCGCTATCGCTTTAGAATACGTGAGAAAGACAATAGAGATAAGACTACTCTTGTCAACGAAGTAACGCAACGTGGTCGCCTTTCTTTGGCTTATTCGGCAGAGTCTTGGAGCTATAAAAGTCAGTTGGATGTCGTTGCAAGTAATTATCTCAAGCGTAGTTTCGGTTATATGGTGAGTGAGTCAGGGGCTTGGAAGCCGCTTTCGTGGCTCACGCTGAATGGTATGATTGGTTATTTCCAAACGACAGATTTCGCTTCACGTATCTATGTTTACGAGCGTGGTCCACTCTATTCTTTTAGCTTTCCAGCCTTTTTTGGTAAGGGTATGCACTATAGTCTGTTTGCTCGGGCAGACCTATCGAGCCGTCTTATGATTATTCTTCGCAGTTCTACCACGCATTATTTCGACCGTGACCACATATCTTCTGGACTTCAACAAGTCAACTCCTCAATGCTAAGTGGACTTGATATTCAATTGCGATGGCGGTTTTAG